One genomic region from Maridesulfovibrio frigidus DSM 17176 encodes:
- a CDS encoding type IV secretion system protein, protein MSDNNAESPYISAKEEWFERYGCYIKSRNQWRSAALGLIVITVLCLTGNIIQITQNKVIPYVVEVDKLGHSVAVRRADQAVNVSDRIIQAEIANLIINWRSVTADIGLQKKMVTKMSSFVTGAARGATRSWYEANNPYERGQKILVEVDIKGIPLPVSSESWRIEWLETIRNHSGVAMSSTKYEATLKVRISSPTTDSQIIRNPAGVYITELSWAKLLEQ, encoded by the coding sequence ATGTCAGATAACAACGCAGAATCACCCTATATCTCCGCCAAAGAAGAATGGTTTGAGCGGTACGGCTGCTATATAAAAAGCCGCAACCAGTGGAGGTCTGCCGCTCTAGGACTCATCGTCATTACTGTTCTTTGCCTGACTGGAAACATCATTCAGATCACACAGAACAAAGTCATTCCCTATGTGGTTGAAGTAGACAAACTCGGCCACTCTGTTGCGGTTAGACGTGCAGATCAGGCAGTCAATGTGTCCGACAGGATCATTCAAGCTGAAATTGCAAATCTCATTATTAATTGGCGTTCAGTCACTGCGGACATTGGCCTTCAGAAAAAGATGGTCACTAAAATGTCCTCATTTGTGACCGGGGCTGCTCGCGGTGCAACACGCAGTTGGTACGAAGCAAACAATCCTTATGAACGAGGTCAGAAGATTCTCGTTGAAGTCGATATTAAAGGAATTCCTCTTCCTGTCAGCAGTGAAAGCTGGCGCATCGAATGGCTGGAAACAATCCGCAACCATTCCGGTGTGGCCATGTCCAGCACCAAGTATGAAGCAACTTTGAAGGTCCGCATTTCTTCCCCAACAACAGACAGCCAAATTATCAGGAATCCTGCCGGTGTTTATATCACTGAATTGTCCTGGGCAAAACTTCTTGAGCAATAG